A window of Pectobacterium carotovorum genomic DNA:
CGGCGTCGAGCTTCAGTTGGACGACGGACGTCGCCTGATTGACGGCATGTCATCGTGGTGGGCGGCGATTCACGGCTACAACCATCCGGCGATCAATCAGGCAGTGCAGGCTCAGCTCAGCCAGATGTCACATGTGATGTTTGGCGGGATCACCCATCCGGCAGCGGTGGCACTGTGTCGCCAACTGGTAGACATCACGCCGGACACGCTGGAATGCGTTTTTCTGGCAGATTCCGGCTCGGTGGCAGTCGAAGTGGCGATGAAAATGGCGCTGCAGTATTGGCAAGCACGGGGTGAAGCCCGCCAGCGCTTTCTCACCCTGCGTCATGGCTATCACGGTGACACCTTCGGTGCGATGTCCGTGTGCGATCCGCAGAATTCGATGCATAGCCTGTATCAGGGCTACCTGCCTGCCCACCTGTTTGTCGATGCGCCGCCATGCGCCGCGATCAACGAAGGCGGTTTTACCGACGACTGGCAGGAAGCTGATATCGCGCCGCTACAGGCGATGCTGTCAGCGCACGCTCATGAGATCGCGGCCGTCATTCTGGAACCCATCGTGCAGGGCGCGGGCGGGATGCGCTTTTATCATCCGGCCTACCTGCGTCGGGTACGGGAACTGTGTGACCAATGGGGCATTTTGCTGATTGCCGATGAAATCGCCACCGGATTTGGCCGCACCGGCAAGCTGTTTGCCTGCGAGCATGCAGGCATTTCACCCGATATTATGTGTCTGGGGAAAGCGCTTACCGGCGGCTATATGACGCTCTCCGCCACGCTGACCACTCGGATAGTCGCTGAAACCATCAGCAACGGTGCGGCAGGTTGTTTTATGCACGGCCCCACATTTATGGGCAATCCGCTCGCCTGCGCGGCGGCCAATGCCAGTTTGTCGCTGTTGGCGGAGAACCGCTGGCAGCAGCAAGTGCAAAATATTGAGCGGCAGTTGCGAGACGCGCTGCAACCCTGTGCGGATTCTCCGCTGGTGGCGAACGTTCGCGTGCTGGGTGCTATCGGCGTGGTAGAAACGCAGCGTCCGGTCAATATGGCGCGGCTACAGCGTTTCTTCGTCGAGCGTGGCGTCTGGATTCGACCGTTTGGCCGACTCATTTATCTGATGCCGCCGTTTGTCATTCAGCCTGATGAACTGCGTCAGTTGACGGATGCCGTCTGTGCCGCGATTCGTGACGAACAGCTATTTGACTGACTACTATTCGGATCAATAAAGTATTTGGATCAATAAAGGCTTGGGTGCGACACGTGCGCTATCGCATCTGAACCATTCACCTGATACCCCCTGCCATGTGTTGCTGTATAACGTTAGCAATGTGAGCTGTGGCACGTAAATTCCTTTAGCGTTATGATAATCCCCTCTGCTAATCAGGAAATTCCCATGCGTAATACGTTCATCGTTTGCTGGCAGTATTTACGCGCTTTCGCATTGATTTATCTCTGCCTGCTGGCAGGCAATGCGGTATCCGCGCTACTTCCGTTCACTATCCCCGGCAGTATCATCGGTATGCTGGTTCTGTTCACTCTTCTCACCTCCCAAATCCTGCCTGCGCAGTGGGTGAAACCAGGCTGCCACCTCCTTATTCGTCATATGGCGCTGCTGTTCGTCCCCATTGGCGTCGGCGTGATGAATTATTACGATTTGGTCAGCCAGCAGTTTGGCCCCATCGTGGTTTCCTGTCTAATCAGTACCTTTATTGTGATGTTGGTTGTAGGTTTCAGTACCCAGATAATGCAACGTGAGCGAGCCATGGCTGGCGACCGCACGTCGCCGAAGGATAACGAATAATGCTCAGCTATTTGTGGTGGTCGCTGCCTCTCACCCTGATGGTCTTTTTCGCCGCGCGTAAACTAGCTGTGCTGACCAAGCTCTCCCTATTGAACCCGCTGCTGGTGTCAATGGCGATTATTATTCCGCTGCTGTTAGTGCTGAAGATCCCCTACGAGCACTATTTTCAAGGCAGTAAAGTCCTTAACGATCTACTGCAACCCGCAGTGGTCGCGCTGGCATTTCCGCTTTATGAACAGCTGCACCAAATTCGCGCACGCTGGAAGTCCATTATCAGCGTGTGCTTCATCGGTAGCCTGACCGCCATTATCTCCGGCACGCTGGTGGCACTGTGGATGGGCGCTTCGCCGGAAATCGCCGCCTCGGTGCTGCCTAAATCCGTCACCACGCCAATAGCGATGGCCGTTGCCAGCGCTATTGGCGGGATTCCGGCGATCAGCGCCGTCTGCGTGATTTTCGTCGGTATTCTCGGTGCTGTCTTAGGCCACAGTTTGTTCAACCGCGTTGGCATCAAAACCAAAGCCGCGCGTGGGCTGTCGATGGGGACTGCCTCGCACGCACTCGGTACGGCACGCTGCGCAGAAGTCGATTATCAGGAAGGGGCATTCAGCTCACTGGCGCTGGTCATCTGTGGGATCATCACGTCGTTGATTGCGCCGTTAGTCTTCCCTCTATTACTCAATGTTGTTGGTTATTGATTTTTCAATAAATAAAAATGGAGAAATAAGATATGGATGCACAGGAATTTTACGACTTTCTCACGGACGAGCAGTTGCTAGAGTTACGAGAAAAATTGCGTATTTCAGATAATATCCTCGATGTTGTCGACCTGCACGAAAACCAAAATTCCGATATGCTCGCGTGGTGCCTTAATCCTAATGAAGGACACTGCCAAGGCGATGCCGTGATCAAAGATTTTCTGACCGCAGCCTATTACGCAAGCAATGAGACGGGTCAATCCGCCAATAGGAAATTCTTTGGAAAGTGGACTCCAGGTCGCATCCAGACGACGAGCTTCGGTTCAGCGTTTATAACGCGTGAGTTTGGTATTAACGATTTCTTTGGTGATAAACGCCGGCTCGATCTTTTTTTAATTGATGCAACAAATAAGCTCATCGTTACCATTGAAAACAAAGTGAGAGCACCACTATCCAGCCATCAACTCGACGATTATTACGATGCTGTAAATAAAGTGTTCTCGAGTAAATCCTTGTTTAAAGGCTATGATTTTGCCTACATCGTTATGGATAAAAAACTGGAAACCTACAGTAATAAAAAACTGGCAGGGCTGGGAGACAAGTGGGCATTATTAAGCTACCAATGGCTGGAACAGGCCGCCCAACGCGCTCGTCTGCAATTACAAAATAACAACGCCGCAGCACAGTTATTAATGGCCTACTGTCAGAAACAGGCACAGTGGCAAGATCCAAATGAAGAACACATTTCTGAGCTCTCGGCTCAGCTAGCCGCACAGCATGAATCGGTGATCGATCGCCTATCTCAGCTCAAAAAATTAAAACCGGCAGATTGGAAACCTACTCATTTGGAAGGAATAAATGGTGAAACCCTGCTCTTTATGCAGCAAAACGATCAATTGTGTGAACATCTTATTCAAGCTAAAGGTATTTCCGGCATTCTGGTTACCCTGCGCAAAGCGTTCCCGCTGTTGACGGAAGATTGTCTGGAAATAGGCAGAACCTGGTTGAATATCACGATGCCGTCTATGCTCGCGCTGAGACATCCAGATAATGGCTATTGGCCATTTTATGTGAATATCGTCTGGGAAAATGAGCCTAAGTTATCGTTTACCATGTTGCTAGTTTACTACGAAGACAGCATATCGAAGGAGTTGTGCAACGTTCCAGCGCTACAGCAGCTAGCCACTTCCCATTATCCCGACCTGGCAAAGAAACAACGCCGACGCTGGAAAATTGCGGCCAGGAAAGAAGGTATCTCAATACAAACTATTGCCAAAGACATGGTAAAACTGCTTCAGGATGCAGAAAAACTGCTGGAGAAGGCGAGAGAAAAAAAGATCATTCTTAATTAAATTAAGCTTGTGGTGGCAACCATAAAGGCATGCGGCAAGGCAAACAACACCTTCGTGGTACGCCTTTTTATTACCTGATCTAAATTATGGGAAAAGAGAAATCAGGCAATAAAAATTGAGATACATCTCGCATTTAGCAGTTAATTTGCAGCCATTTCATTCAACAAAGAGATTTTGATCACAATTTATTGCTACTCTGCTACCTAACATGACGTCATTGACGGGTAAAAAGAGTAAGCCACTATGCATCCACGATTTGAAAACGCCTTCCGGCAATTATCTGCCAGTCTGCAAACCGCACTCGGCCCATTGATCGATAAACCGGACTTCGCCGCCATGCTAACGGCTGACGACGTGAATGCCGTCTGTGAAGCCAGCCAGTTAGATGCTGATGCGCTGGCCTTTGCGCTATTGCCTTTGGCTGCCGCCTGCGCACAAGCACCTATCTCGAATTTTCAGGTTGGCGCGATTGCGCAAGGACTCAGCGGCAATGTCTACTTTGGTGCCAACATGGAGTTCAGCGCCGTTCAGCTTCAGCAAACGGTGCATGCCGAACAAAGCGCCGTCAGCCATGCCTGGCTGCGTAATGAGCGTGGGTTACATGCCGTGACCGTGAACTACACGCCATGTGGCCACTGTCGCCAGTTTATGAACGAGTTGCGCAATGCAGCATCGCTGCGTATTCAGCTACCGGGTCGTCAACCTGCCGTACTTAGCCACTATCTGCCGGATTCCTTCGGCCCCGTCGATCTGCAAATTGATACTTTGCTGATGGATGACATCAACCACGGTGCAACATTGCAGAATGTGAACGCGCTTGCACGTCAGGCGCTGGATGCCGCCAACCGTAGCCATGCGCCCTACAGCAAAGCCATCAGCGGTATTGCACTGGAAACCCGAAATGGCAACATCTATACAGGACGTTACGCCGAAAATGCGGCGTTCAACCCGAGTCTGCCGCCCTTGCAAGTCGCGTTAAATATGATGAATCTTGCTGGCGAAGAGCCAGACACGATTAAGAACGCCGTTGTCGTTGAGCGTCGCAATGCGGTTATCAGTCACTGGGCAATCTCGCAAATTATGCTAGCCGAGCTGGGCTGCACTGACGTTGAACACCACTTTATTGAGGGATAAGCGCAGGATTTCAGTAAAGTGAAGCGTGAAAAATGAGAGGTGAATCGATAAAGCCTGCATTTTGACTAAGATGCAAGCCATCTGTAAGTATTTTAATTAACAATTTCTGTACATATTCTCTGGGTAATTTAAGATCCGCAACAGTTTTTATCGACAACACCTGAGTTTTTTCTGTTATCCGAAGAGTAAAAAGCCATGGAATTAGAATACGAAAGCAAACGTCCTCTCCATATTCCCTACGCTGGTCCAATCTTGCTTGAATTTCCCCTGCTGAATAAAGGCAGTGCGTTTACCGAAGAAGAACGCGCTAATTTTAACCTGCATGGCCTGTTGCCTGAAGCCGTCGAAACCATCGAAGAACAGGCAGAACGCGCTTGGCGCCAGTATCAGGAATTCAAACACGATATTGAAAAACACGTTTACCTACGCAACATTCAAGATACTAACGAAACACTGTTCTACCGCCTGTTGGATGGTCACCTCAGTGAGATGATGCCAATTATCTACACCCCAACCGTTGGCGAAGCCTGCGAACACTTCTCTGATATCTATCGCCGCGCCCGTGGCCTGTTTATCTCCTACCCTAACCGCGCACATATCGACGATATGCTGCAAAACGCCACCAAGCAGAACGTGAAAGTTATCGTTGTGACTGATGGTGAACGTATTCTGGGTCTAGGCGACCAGGGCATTGGCGGTATGGGGATTCCAATCGGTAAACTTTCTCTGTACACCGCCTGTGGCGGTATCAGCCCGGCCTACACCCTGCCAGTGGTTCTGGATGTCGGCACTAACAACCCACAGCGTCTAAACGACCCGCTGTACATGGGCTGGCGTCATCCGCGTATCACTGATGACGAATACTATGAGTTTGTTGATGAATTCATCCAGGCCGTTAAGCGCCGCTGGCCAAATGTGCTGTTGCAGTTTGAAGACTTCGCACAGAAAAACGCAACCCCGCTGCTGAATCGCTATCGTGATGAAATCTGTAGCTTTAACGATGACATTCAAGGCACCGCGGCCGTTGCCATCGGCAGCCTGATTGCCGCCAGCCGTGCTGCGGGTACGCAGTTACGCGATCAGACTGTTGCCTTCCTGGGCGCAGGCTCCGCAGGCTGTGGTATCGCTGAGCAAATCATCGCGCAGATGAAGTCCGAAGGGTTGAGCGAAGAAGAAGCACGTGCACGCGTCTTCATGGTTGATCGCTTTGGTCTGCTGACGGACAAACTGCCAAATCTGCTTGATTTCCAGAGCAAACTGGTGCAGAAAAGTGAGCTGCTGGCTGGTTGGGATTGCAACAGTGACGCGATTTCCCTACTCGAAGTGGTACGCAATGCCAAGCCGACCATCCTGATCGGTGTATCCGGCCAGCCGGGTCTGTTCACGGAAGAAATCATCCGTGAAATGCACAAGCACTGCGCTCGTCCGATCGTAATGCCGCTGTCTAACCCGACATCCCGCGTAGAAGCACGTCCGGAAGACATCATTCGCTGGACAGAAGGCGCCGCGCTGGTCGCAACCGGTAGCCCGTTCTCTCCGGTTAACTATCAGGATAAAGTCTTCCCTATCGCACAGTGTAACAACTCCTACATTTTCCCGGGTATCGGGTTAGGTGTACTGGCCTCAGGTGCCAAACGTATCACTGATGGTATGTTGATGGCTGCCAGCCGTGCTCTGGCTGACTGCTCGCCGCTGGCGAATAACGGTGAAGGCGCTCTGCTACCGGATCTGTCTGATATCCAGCAGGTGTCCAAACGTATTGCACTGGATGTGGGTAAAGCCGCACAACTGCAGGGCGTAGCCGTAGTGACCTCAGCCGATGCGCTGCAGAAGGCGATTGACCATAACTTCTGGCAGCCTCAGTACCGCAGCTACAAACGTACCTCGTTCTAACTGCTGCACGACTAAAAAGCGCGACATTTGTCGCGCTCAGATGGTTACAGGCAGCGCATTCACATTTCCCTCACAGAGCCACGCATAGCGATATCCATGATGCTATGCGTGGCTCTGTGAGCATGGCGCTCAGCCCATTATTTAGCCCAACCAAACGACCAGGACTTTGTCTACGCCTACCGCCGGGAGAGAGCCAATCGACTCTCTGGCGATTTTACTTGTCCGCTGGCTTACTGCGGTTTTGCGGTCGCGGTGCGCGGCGTTGTCCTTCGCCACTGCCCTTACCACTATTACCTTTATTGCCACCCCACGGGCTATCGCTATTGCCGCCCGCTTTGCGCGGCTGACGATTGCCATCAGCCGAGCTGCGCTCGGACTGGCCACGCGGTGTACCAGACTGCGCGCGAGGTGCCCCGCTACGCGCACCGCCACCGCCACGGTTGCCCTGACGGCCATTCACAATCGGCTCAGCCTTGATGGACGGATCGGGCTCGTAGCCTTCGATAGCGATACGTGGAATCTCACGCTTCAACAGACGCTCGATGTCACGCAGCAGTTTGTGCTCATCCACACAGACCAGCGACAGCGCTTCGCCAGTTGCTTCTGCACGACCGGTACGGCCAATACGGTGAACGTAATCTTCCGGCACGTTTGGCAGCTCATAGTTCACCACGTGCGGCAGTTGGTCGATATCCAGACCACGCGCGGCGATATCCGTGGCGACCAGCACGCGAATGCTGCCGTCTTTAAAGTTCGCCAGCGCACGAGTACGCGCCCCCTGACTTTTGTTACCGTGGATAGCGGCGGCAGTAATGCCGTCTTTTTCCAGCAGCTCGGCCAGGTGGTTAGCGCCGTGTTTGGTGCGGGTAAAGACCAACACCTGCTGCCAGTTATTTTCACCAATCAACTGCGACAACAGCTCACGTTTGCGGCGCTTATCAACAAAATGCACATGCTGCGTAACCAGTTCAGACGGCGTATTACGACGCACAACTTCAACCGACGCTGGATTGGTCAGCAGCTTGTTCGCCAGCGCCTTGATCTCATCAGAGAAGGTCGCGGAGAACAGCAGGTTTTGACGTTTAGCAGGCAGCTTCGCCAGCACACGGCGAATGTCGTGAATGAAGCCCATATCCAGCATACGGTCCGCTTCATCCAGCACCAGAATTTCAACCTGTGACAGGTCAACGGCACGCTGATGCTCCAGATCGAGCAGACGCCCCGGCGTCGCCACCAGAATATCTACGCCACCGCGCAGTTTCATCATCTGTGGGTTAATGCTCACCCCACCGAAGACGACTAGTGAACGCAGGTTCAGATACTTGCTATACGCCTTCACATTTTCATCAATCTGCGCGGCCAGTTCACGGGTTGGTGTCAGGATCAGCGCGCGTACCGGACGGCGGCCTTTCCCTTTGTGCTGCACTTCACGGCTGGTCAGCAATTGTAATAACGGCAGCGTAAAGCCCGCCGTTTTGCCCGTACCAGTTTGCGCGCTGGCCATTAAATCGCGCCCTTCCAGCACGACAGGAATCGCCTGACGCTGAACGGGAGTAGGATCGCGATAACCCTGCTCGTCAATCGCGCGCAGAATATCGGCACTCAGGCCGAGAGAATCAAATGACATAAAAAGAACAACTCCAGATCCGCTCTGACCGGACAGCAGCCGGTGTAGTTTTCAGAGGGTCAATAAGACGGGTTTGGCGGGCCACGATTAACGTAACAACTTACTTAACAATCTACGTAAAACAATGACATACGCACAACCACGGTGAACGAGCACAACTACGGTGCATGACTGCCGACGATTGTAGCAGAGATTCTGACCACTAAGGGATTTTTATCTGCGTCAGCCCGTTTTTGTATGGCGAGCTTCCTGCCCGCCACCCTGTGGGCCGTCGCGAGCGACTTTGAAAAACGTTCCCTACGTTTTTTTATGGCGAGCTTCCTGCCCGCCACCCTATGGGCCGTCGCAAGCGACGTTGAAAAACGTTCCCTACGTTTTTTTATGGCGAGCTTCCTGCCCGCCACCCTGTGGGCCGTCGCGAGCGACGTTGAAAAACGTTCCCTACGTTTTTTTATGGCGAGCTTCCTGCCCGCCACCCTATGGGCCGTCGCAAGCGACGTTGAAAAACGTTCCCTACGTTTTTTTAGTGGGGCGCAGTAATGGGCAGTTTTGGCAGTATTCCTGCGGCTGCGACGCCTTGTAATAAAAACAGCAGGTACGGCGAAAGCGCACGTCACGAAAGCTCACCGAACGCCCCACGACGGAAACCCGCGTTTTCGCACGAAAGAACGGTTTCAGCGGGTTGTCATCACAGCCAAAACGTTCACTGGGCGCAGCCAGCAAGGCGTCGAAATCCTGCTGCACCTGTTGTGCCAGCGTCATTCCCGACGAACAGGCCGCCGCCGGATCGTCCCACTCAATGCGCTGCTCGTATAACGAAAACACCCGCACCGCGACGTTTTCCCACAGAATGCGCAGCGGCGCGCCCGACACCGTAGACAGCGTATGCAGGATTGGCGACAGGTGTTGAGCAAATAGCGTGTCGAACAGGCTATCGCGCCACGCGTCTCGTTGCCCCAGCTCCGGCTGGGACACCGTCAGATCGTAAAGCGGCATGGTCGATGTCCACAGGCGGTTGTGTCCGAATTCCAGCACGCTGTTATCCAGCGTCATGTTCAGCCCTTTGTTATACACCGACATGGCATACAGGCTGGCGGCCGTGGTTAAGAATCCTATCCGCTTTACCAGCAGCGAAGCGGTAATCTTGATCGATGGCGACAGCAACGGCGGCGTCAGTGTTTCCAGCAGCCAGCGGCAATACTCAGGATCCAGCACCCTACGGCTCGGGCAACTCTCCTGCCCTGCCCGCTGTGAGGCATCCGTTAATTGCAGCGTGCCGGAGAGCATCGCCCACTGCGGTGCCGTCAGGCGGTTAGCCGACATCGGCCACATGCTCCGCCGCTTCACGCCCAAACGGAATGCACAGCGGCGTGCCGAAGAACGGGTCGTCAATGATGCGGCAGTTCAGGTTAAACACCGTCTTTACCGTGGCTTCCGTGAGAATGTCACGCGGGTTGCCCTGCGCAAACACCGTCCGGTTATGTACGGCCACCATGTGATGCGCGTAGCGACACGCCAGATTCAAATCATGCAGCACCATCACGATGGTCTTGTGCTGCTGTGCGTTCAGCTCCCGCAACAAATCCAGCACCTCCATCTGATGCGCCAGATCGAGATAGGTCGTCGGTTCATCCAGCAGAACGATATCGGTATCCTGCGCCAGCGTCATCGCAATCCAGACGCGCTGGCGCTGCCCGCCGGACAGCGAATCCACCGCACGATCCTTTAATGCCAGCACGCCGGTGCTGCGCAACGCCTGAAGCACTTTTTCTTCATCCGTTGCCGACCACTGCTTTAGCCACGACTGATGCGGGTAGCGCCCCATCCTCACCAGTTGATAGACCGTCAGGCCTTCCGGCGCGGTCGGCGTTTGCGGAAGAATCGCCAGTGCCTTCGCCACCTCAACGGTGGACTGCCGATGAATATCCGCCCCGTTGACAATAATCGTCCCACTCGTGGGTTTCAGCAGGCGGGCAAACGACTTCAATAACGTGCTCTTGCCGCAGCCGTTGCTGCCCACCAGCACCGAAATTTTTCGGGCTGGCAGTGTGATATCCAGCGCATCAATCACGACCTGTTTTTCGTAACTCAGCGTCAGCGACTGGCTGGCAATCGCTTCTCGGTCAGTTGGGGCGACGTGTGTTGGCAACACATTCTCTAGCATCATCTTGCGATCTCAGTAACGTTGCCGAAGCAGTAAATAGATAAAGAAAGGCGTCCCAAGCACGGAGATAAAAATACCGGCAGGCAGATCCAGCGGCAGGAACGCGGTGCGGCCAATCAAATCGGCCACCATCACCAGTAATCCGCCCGTCAGTGCTGACACCAACGCCAGTCCGGGGAATGAACGGTTCGCCAACTTTTTCGCAATATGCGGAGCCAGCAGGCCGACAAACGCCATCGCGCCGGCATAGGCAATCGCCGCCCCTGCCAGCGCGACGCTCAGCGTCAACAACGCGAGCCGGATACGCCCGACAGATTGCCCAACACCGCAGGCCAGCGCGTCATCCAGCTCGTGGACATTAACGTGTCGCGCCAGCCCCACCAGAAACGGCGCACCGAGCAGCAGCCAGCCCGTCAACGCCGACACATGCTGCCACTGTGCGCCATAAATGCTGCCCGTCAGCCAGACATAGGCCGTCAGCGTGGTGCCTATCGGGCTAAACACCAGCATCATGGTCACCGCTGCGCCCATAATGGCAGACAGACCAACGCCGACCAATACCAGCCGCAGCGGCGATGCACCTTGTTTCCAGGCCAGCAGATAGATGGCGACGGCGGTGATCCACGCCCCGCCCATTGCTGCCACAGGGAGCCAGCGCTGGCTTATCGCCGTCGCCAGAAATGAGAGGAAGAACACTGCCGCTGCCGATGCGCCGCTGGTAATCCCCAGAATATCCGGCGAGGCCAGCGGATTACGCACAATGCTTTGCAGAATCAAGCCGGATATCGCCAGCGCGCCACCCACCAACAGCGCCAGCAGCGCACGCGGCAACCGCAGGTCGTTGACGATAAAGTGCACGCCGCTGTCTGCTTTTCCCCGCAGCGCCGACATCACCTGCGCGGGCGACAGCACCACCTCACCCAGCGACAGCGAGAGGAACACGACGGCTAACAGCACCAGCAGGAGCGACAACGCCACCGCAGACGTACGGCGATCAATCTGGCGCGATACCCTTCCCACGCGCACGGTATATACCTTACCCATGCCGCATTCCTCTTCTCGCCAGATAAATGAAGAATGGCGCCCCCAGCAGCGCAGTCATTGCCCCGACCGGCACTTCCTGCGGCACGATCAGCAAACGCGAGGCAACATCAGCCAGCAGCAACAGCGTGGCACCGAAAATAGCGCAGCCGGGCAGCAGCCAGCGGTGATCGGCAGACAGCACGCGGCGCACAATATGCGGCACGATCAGCCCGACAAAACCGATATTTCCGGCTATCGCCACCGCACCGCCCGCCAGTCCGATCACGCACAGCCCAGACAGCGCACGCACCAGCGCGGTTCGCTGTCCCAGCCCTTTGGCAATCTCGTCGCCTGCCACCAGAATATTCAGATGACGCGCCAGCAGCAGCGCGAGGAATAGCGCGATAACAAAGTACGGCAGGAGCGGTAACAGCATCGACAGACTGCGGCCGGACACCGATCCGGCCAGCC
This region includes:
- a CDS encoding iron ABC transporter permease, with the protein product MGKVYTVRVGRVSRQIDRRTSAVALSLLLVLLAVVFLSLSLGEVVLSPAQVMSALRGKADSGVHFIVNDLRLPRALLALLVGGALAISGLILQSIVRNPLASPDILGITSGASAAAVFFLSFLATAISQRWLPVAAMGGAWITAVAIYLLAWKQGASPLRLVLVGVGLSAIMGAAVTMMLVFSPIGTTLTAYVWLTGSIYGAQWQHVSALTGWLLLGAPFLVGLARHVNVHELDDALACGVGQSVGRIRLALLTLSVALAGAAIAYAGAMAFVGLLAPHIAKKLANRSFPGLALVSALTGGLLVMVADLIGRTAFLPLDLPAGIFISVLGTPFFIYLLLRQRY